Proteins encoded in a region of the Gulosibacter sediminis genome:
- a CDS encoding LacI family DNA-binding transcriptional regulator: MGAKSHRAPTLNDVAAEAGVSKSLVSLAVRGDVGVRPETRTRILDVADRLGYHSNPWARSLVRGRSQMIGVLLDDLRSGYHTDVVHGIEDEAETNGMSVVMADARRDPALLRTRLERMIGLGLDGVVIVSGRADSAPIGDFARRVPLVVVGRPAELSPGIGQVSNDDRAGMRLAVHHLASLGHRRIVHLPGSPRPAAVARREAYLETMRELGLEDHASVVPGIESLLGMLAPGDADAPTAVCCATDRIAVELIGELSDAGVEVPGRLSIVGYDNIDFAARMRPTLTSVDQPRRSMGSLALRQLTDMLDGADARHEIATPTLAIRRSTAAPER, translated from the coding sequence ATGGGAGCAAAGAGCCACCGCGCGCCGACCCTCAACGATGTCGCCGCCGAGGCGGGCGTATCGAAGTCGCTCGTGTCGCTCGCCGTGCGCGGCGACGTGGGCGTGCGGCCCGAGACGCGCACGCGCATTCTCGACGTCGCCGACCGGCTCGGGTACCACTCGAACCCGTGGGCGCGCTCGCTCGTGCGCGGCCGCAGCCAGATGATCGGCGTGCTGCTCGACGACCTGCGCAGCGGCTACCACACCGACGTCGTGCACGGCATCGAAGACGAGGCCGAGACGAACGGCATGTCGGTGGTCATGGCCGATGCCCGCCGCGACCCGGCGCTGCTGCGCACCCGCCTCGAGCGGATGATCGGGCTCGGGCTCGACGGGGTCGTGATCGTCTCGGGTCGGGCCGACAGCGCGCCGATCGGCGACTTCGCGCGCCGGGTGCCGCTCGTCGTCGTGGGCCGCCCCGCCGAACTCTCGCCCGGCATCGGCCAGGTGTCGAACGACGACCGCGCCGGCATGCGCCTCGCGGTGCACCACCTCGCGTCGCTCGGGCACCGCCGCATCGTGCATCTGCCCGGCTCGCCGCGCCCGGCGGCCGTCGCCAGGCGCGAGGCCTATCTTGAGACCATGCGCGAACTCGGCTTAGAAGACCACGCGAGCGTCGTGCCCGGCATCGAGTCGCTGCTCGGCATGCTCGCCCCCGGCGACGCCGACGCCCCGACGGCGGTGTGTTGCGCCACCGACCGCATCGCTGTCGAGCTCATCGGCGAGCTCAGCGACGCCGGCGTCGAGGTGCCCGGCCGCCTCAGCATCGTCGGCTACGACAACATCGACTTCGCGGCCCGGATGCGGCCGACGCTCACGAGCGTCGACCAGCCGCGCCGCTCGATGGGGTCGCTCGCCCTGCGGCAGCTCACCGACATGCTCGATGGGGCGGATGCGCGGCACGAGATCGCGACGCCGACCCTCGCGATCCGCCGCTCAACCGCGGCGCCGGAGCGCTAA
- a CDS encoding ABC transporter permease has protein sequence MTGQELLGWLPTVAAIVLLAGIAFGGLAAFRIPAPHEVIVAVARAALQLAALSLVLSGVITHPLWVGLGLVVMFAAAVFTSARRTRGMGVPIALLASSMALGPCVAMAIVFGTGALAFEPRYLLAVGGIVVGNTMTIATLTLRLLDAGARDHWDEIEGWLALGATPRQAFAPIARPAVRNALMPSIDQTRTTGLVVLPGAFVGAVFAGASPIEAGTFQLIVLASILASGVITATLLAFRQPQLRKPPPLVAAA, from the coding sequence GTGACCGGGCAGGAGCTGCTCGGGTGGCTGCCGACCGTCGCCGCGATCGTGCTGCTCGCCGGCATCGCGTTTGGCGGGCTCGCGGCGTTCCGCATCCCGGCGCCGCACGAGGTCATCGTCGCCGTCGCCCGTGCCGCTCTGCAGCTCGCGGCACTGAGCCTCGTGCTGTCGGGCGTCATCACGCATCCGCTCTGGGTTGGCCTCGGGCTCGTCGTGATGTTCGCGGCGGCGGTGTTCACGTCGGCCCGGCGCACCCGCGGCATGGGCGTCCCGATTGCTCTGCTCGCGAGTTCGATGGCGCTCGGCCCGTGTGTCGCGATGGCGATCGTGTTCGGCACCGGCGCGCTCGCCTTTGAGCCTCGGTACCTGCTCGCGGTCGGCGGCATCGTCGTCGGCAACACCATGACGATCGCGACGCTGACGCTGCGGCTGCTCGACGCGGGAGCGCGCGATCACTGGGACGAGATCGAGGGCTGGCTCGCCCTCGGCGCGACTCCGCGGCAGGCCTTCGCGCCGATCGCGCGGCCGGCGGTGCGCAACGCGCTCATGCCGTCGATCGACCAGACTCGCACGACCGGCCTCGTCGTACTGCCGGGCGCCTTCGTCGGCGCGGTGTTCGCGGGCGCCTCGCCGATCGAGGCCGGTACGTTCCAGCTCATCGTGCTCGCGAGCATCCTCGCCTCGGGGGTCATCACCGCGACGCTGCTCGCGTTCCGCCAGCCCCAACTGCGCAAACCGCCGCCGCTCGTCGCCGCGGCCTAG
- a CDS encoding barstar family protein gives MFEVELRGTVITDIASLYDELNRGFMQSEDWRLGESLDALDDLLYGGIGDAVGHDRIRVTWRDHELSRAALGVDTTASWYQAKLARPGTFNAEKITRDLAGLRAAGEPTYFDLVLDVFASHDNVELVLA, from the coding sequence ATGTTTGAGGTCGAACTGCGCGGCACCGTGATCACCGATATCGCCTCGCTCTACGACGAGCTCAACCGCGGCTTCATGCAGAGCGAAGACTGGCGGCTCGGCGAGAGCCTGGACGCGCTCGACGATCTCCTCTACGGCGGTATCGGCGACGCCGTCGGGCACGACCGCATCCGCGTCACGTGGCGCGACCACGAACTTAGCCGCGCCGCCCTCGGCGTCGACACCACCGCATCCTGGTACCAGGCGAAGCTCGCGCGACCCGGCACCTTCAACGCCGAGAAGATCACCCGCGACCTCGCGGGGCTGCGCGCCGCGGGCGAGCCGACCTACTTCGACCTCGTGCTCGACGTGTTCGCGAGCCACGACAACGTCGAGCTCGTACTCGCCTGA
- a CDS encoding DUF308 domain-containing protein, producing MSNFQNPPQQLYPPAPHQASGQPPMGEQPKRTNGLGIAAFIVAIVGFIFACMPGALIIGWVLLPIAFILGLVAIFLKGKVKWQAVSAVIISVVGTIVGFIVFFVAVGNAIGDAVEENSNVNVTSSEAAEVDSAEQDAPAEEADEAVAEEAEAGTRENPVPLGSSLEGRDWTVTINSVTLDATDAVLAENQFNDEPAEGNVYILVNYTITYTGDDADGSTPISVGLDYVTAGGNTVESYDSLVVAPDAIDTMNTLYEGASTTGNEVFEVPAPVDGVLGVSPGISAETVFVAIQ from the coding sequence GTGTCAAACTTCCAAAACCCGCCCCAGCAGCTCTACCCTCCCGCGCCGCACCAGGCGTCTGGGCAGCCGCCGATGGGCGAGCAGCCGAAGCGCACGAACGGGCTCGGCATTGCCGCGTTCATCGTCGCGATCGTCGGCTTCATCTTCGCCTGCATGCCGGGCGCCCTCATCATCGGGTGGGTGCTGCTGCCCATCGCGTTCATCCTTGGCCTCGTCGCCATCTTCCTCAAGGGCAAGGTGAAGTGGCAGGCGGTGAGCGCCGTCATCATCTCGGTCGTCGGCACCATCGTCGGATTCATCGTCTTCTTTGTCGCCGTCGGCAACGCCATTGGTGACGCGGTTGAAGAGAACAGCAACGTCAACGTGACCTCGAGCGAGGCCGCTGAGGTCGACTCAGCCGAGCAGGATGCGCCGGCTGAGGAGGCGGACGAGGCCGTGGCCGAAGAAGCCGAGGCCGGCACCCGCGAGAACCCGGTTCCGCTCGGCTCGTCGCTCGAGGGTCGCGACTGGACCGTCACCATCAACTCGGTCACGCTCGACGCGACTGACGCGGTGCTGGCCGAGAACCAGTTCAACGACGAGCCCGCCGAGGGCAACGTCTACATCCTCGTGAACTACACGATCACCTACACCGGTGACGATGCCGATGGATCGACCCCGATTTCGGTCGGCCTCGACTACGTCACGGCTGGCGGCAACACCGTCGAGTCATACGACAGCCTCGTGGTCGCCCCCGACGCAATCGACACGATGAACACCCTCTATGAGGGTGCGTCGACGACCGGCAACGAGGTATTCGAGGTACCGGCTCCAGTTGACGGTGTGCTGGGGGTGAGCCCCGGCATATCGGCCGAGACCGTGTTCGTCGCGATTCAGTAG
- a CDS encoding DUF2382 domain-containing protein — MTNQNTFSDLANADVYDSAGHKLGGVNNVSVFDGTEEPSWVTVNTGLFGSHETFIPLANAQFNSGGLVVPYEKSFIKDAPNIGPDGELSVEQENELFHYYGIDNPNAVRGNAGVPGTDSRDGERDASDTNARQGDADARDTGVRHDRADARDADVRHDGVNARQDERDAGAAGDRAALEQEFQRGDGRHEGRGAEAGVGVAGAAAAAGAHPGTGAEPLDPNANAVPRDRHADPNANAVPRDRRVDPNANAVPGDRRVDPNANAVPGDRRVNSNANAVPAGERLDSGQDAAAGEERLDPNAAGRHAATGAGVASDPNTAGSATAPAGGASQQNAGGNLRLRKRVVTETKLVEVPVQREEIVVENPDGSVSPVDGADGGAPMR, encoded by the coding sequence ATGACGAACCAAAACACCTTTAGCGATCTTGCCAACGCCGATGTCTACGACAGCGCCGGGCACAAGCTCGGTGGCGTCAATAATGTCTCCGTATTCGATGGCACCGAGGAGCCCTCGTGGGTCACGGTGAACACGGGTCTCTTCGGCAGCCACGAGACCTTCATTCCGCTCGCCAACGCGCAGTTCAATAGCGGCGGACTCGTCGTGCCGTACGAGAAGTCGTTCATTAAGGATGCGCCAAATATCGGCCCCGACGGCGAGCTCTCGGTGGAGCAAGAGAACGAACTTTTCCACTACTACGGCATCGACAATCCGAACGCGGTGCGCGGCAACGCCGGTGTGCCCGGGACGGATTCGCGCGACGGTGAGCGAGATGCGAGCGACACCAATGCTCGCCAGGGCGACGCGGATGCGCGTGACACTGGCGTTCGCCACGACCGCGCGGATGCGCGTGACGCTGACGTTCGCCACGACGGCGTGAATGCGCGCCAGGACGAGCGGGATGCCGGCGCGGCCGGGGATCGCGCGGCGCTCGAGCAGGAGTTCCAGCGCGGCGATGGCCGTCACGAAGGCCGCGGTGCCGAAGCGGGTGTGGGCGTCGCGGGAGCTGCCGCCGCGGCGGGCGCGCATCCGGGTACGGGAGCCGAACCACTCGACCCGAACGCGAACGCTGTGCCTCGTGATCGACACGCCGACCCGAACGCGAACGCTGTGCCTCGTGACCGACGCGTCGACCCGAACGCGAACGCTGTGCCTGGCGACCGACGCGTCGATCCGAACGCGAACGCTGTGCCCGGCGACCGACGCGTCAACTCGAACGCCAATGCGGTGCCCGCTGGGGAGCGGCTTGACTCCGGCCAGGATGCCGCCGCGGGCGAGGAGCGACTCGACCCGAATGCCGCCGGGCGCCATGCCGCGACTGGCGCGGGCGTTGCATCCGACCCCAACACGGCGGGCAGCGCAACGGCTCCCGCGGGTGGTGCCTCGCAGCAGAACGCGGGCGGCAACCTGCGCCTGCGCAAGCGGGTCGTCACCGAGACGAAGCTCGTCGAGGTGCCGGTGCAGCGCGAAGAGATCGTCGTCGAGAACCCCGACGGCAGCGTGAGCCCGGTCGACGGCGCCGACGGCGGCGCCCCGATGCGCTAA
- a CDS encoding alpha/beta hydrolase → MASEWRPDVLGAPFEQLTLTLAPDDEGEVEATLVRLLPPKRRWWAPREPLDDVDVLYVHGWSDYFFQRRLARYWADRGARFFALDLRKYGRSLREHQTPGYITDLAAYDEDLAAALAAMGWSVDEPRSDRRLVLIGHSTGGLTLSLWAARHPGVASALILNSPWLEFQLSGITRGVISPVLDLQSRVRPLSTSPQVDFGFYSRAQAEVADPDDLMDVYLPWRPAQTMPVHTGWLHAILSAHAQVAKGLGIAAPICVLLSQRSAVPARWSEDLTRADTVLVVDDIARASLKLGSSVTVERIDGALHDVFLSRREARNEAYARLDRWVTGCLAR, encoded by the coding sequence ATGGCTAGCGAGTGGCGTCCCGATGTGCTCGGGGCCCCGTTCGAGCAGCTCACGCTGACGCTCGCGCCCGACGACGAGGGCGAAGTCGAGGCGACGCTCGTGCGGCTGCTGCCACCGAAGCGTCGATGGTGGGCGCCACGCGAACCCCTTGATGATGTCGACGTGCTCTATGTGCACGGCTGGTCGGACTATTTCTTTCAGCGTCGGCTCGCCCGCTATTGGGCCGACCGCGGGGCGCGATTCTTCGCGCTCGACTTGCGCAAGTATGGCCGCAGCCTGCGCGAGCACCAGACACCGGGCTACATCACCGATCTCGCCGCCTACGACGAAGACCTCGCCGCCGCGCTCGCCGCGATGGGCTGGTCGGTGGACGAACCCCGCAGCGACCGCCGCCTCGTGCTCATCGGCCATTCCACCGGTGGCCTCACCCTGAGCCTCTGGGCCGCGCGCCACCCGGGCGTCGCGTCGGCGCTCATCCTCAACAGCCCCTGGCTCGAGTTTCAGCTTAGCGGCATCACGCGCGGCGTGATCTCGCCCGTGCTCGACCTGCAGTCACGCGTTCGCCCGCTCAGCACCTCACCGCAGGTCGACTTCGGCTTCTACTCGCGCGCCCAGGCGGAGGTCGCCGACCCCGACGACCTCATGGATGTGTATCTCCCCTGGCGCCCCGCGCAGACGATGCCGGTGCACACGGGCTGGCTGCACGCGATTTTGAGCGCTCACGCGCAAGTCGCAAAGGGGCTCGGCATCGCCGCGCCAATTTGTGTCCTGCTCTCGCAGCGCTCCGCCGTGCCCGCCCGCTGGTCGGAGGACCTCACTCGCGCCGACACGGTGCTCGTCGTCGACGACATCGCGCGCGCCTCGCTCAAGCTCGGGTCATCGGTCACCGTCGAGCGCATCGACGGTGCGCTCCACGACGTCTTTCTCTCGAGGCGTGAGGCACGCAATGAGGCGTACGCCCGCCTCGACCGTTGGGTGACGGGATGCCTCGCCCGCTAG
- a CDS encoding integrase core domain-containing protein yields the protein MAPPSPGTSTTKASPHPQPPPSAASCTPQTSSSPNPANAPRSSYLRFEAAQPNETWQSDFTHWRLADNTDVEILNWLDDHARYLLSCTAHTPVTGDDVVTSFIANIERDGPPASTLTDNGRVSTTRHGGGRNAFEYVLALLSIRQKNGAPNHPQTQGKVERFHQTLKQWLTARPRARTTHELQTQLTTFREHYNERRPHRSLTGHTPAQAFAATPKAVPSDPTDTAHYRLRYDRVSDGTISFRRAGRMHHLGIGTANNGKRVLAIADDTTVTVTHLTTGEVLSTHDIDPDRGYWRNKQREPGRWPGSR from the coding sequence ATGGCGCCGCCATCGCCTGGCACCTCAACAACGAAGGCCTCACCCCACCCTCAACCTCCACCATCCGCCGCATCCTGCACGCCGCAAACCTCATCGTCCCCGAACCCCGCAAACGCCCCCCGCTCCTCCTACCTCCGCTTCGAAGCCGCGCAACCCAACGAGACCTGGCAATCCGACTTCACCCACTGGCGCCTCGCCGACAACACCGACGTCGAAATCCTCAACTGGCTCGACGATCACGCCCGATACCTGCTCTCCTGCACCGCCCACACCCCAGTCACCGGCGACGACGTCGTCACCAGCTTCATCGCGAACATCGAACGCGACGGCCCACCCGCGTCCACCCTCACCGACAACGGCCGCGTCTCCACCACCCGCCACGGCGGCGGCCGCAACGCCTTCGAATACGTCCTCGCGCTCCTGAGCATCCGACAGAAAAACGGCGCCCCGAACCACCCACAAACCCAGGGCAAAGTCGAACGCTTCCACCAAACCCTGAAACAGTGGCTTACGGCCCGGCCTCGCGCCCGCACCACCCACGAACTCCAAACCCAGCTGACCACGTTTCGCGAGCATTACAACGAACGCCGACCCCACCGATCCCTCACCGGGCACACCCCGGCCCAGGCCTTCGCCGCGACCCCGAAAGCGGTCCCCAGCGATCCCACCGACACCGCACACTACCGACTGCGCTACGACCGCGTCAGCGACGGCACGATCAGCTTCCGCCGCGCCGGCCGCATGCACCACCTCGGCATCGGCACCGCGAACAACGGCAAACGCGTCCTCGCGATCGCCGACGACACCACCGTCACCGTCACCCACCTCACCACCGGCGAAGTGCTCTCCACCCACGACATCGACCCCGACCGCGGCTACTGGAGAAACAAACAACGAGAGCCTGGCCGATGGCCAGGCTCTCGTTGA
- a CDS encoding AbiH family protein, whose protein sequence is MATESEVTVGHRDYTTAGFDSPEVQHNIMAFVGNGFDLQVASDYQMPIDTRYASFYHFLKLRSFDETNPILQEMEELQRARKDNWSDVEAVVEKMLRENRVRPRELGESLRRIQEQFSQFLELAVPSSLLVRLGADSMNNNSAVTSLQEFLGDLDRDDYARLQFPKRINNFDVFNFFFVNFNYTSLLDDFVYLDQQQFDPRPYKTVDRNFDFKIDPGAVAGEWGDHFSSYVTSDVVHPHGHQSIPRSLLFGVDTPQHVRGNQDPALRLAKPFWAQNDLRYRHLFDDAELFIIFGCSLGESDRWWWKHIADALGTERTRSDGVRKYSPELILYWFNGGGNVWDVDAVCDKFLEFAAPSERARLREYVHVVMHDVGTARNWLNTSPADGSKL, encoded by the coding sequence GTGGCGACGGAAAGTGAAGTAACCGTGGGGCATCGCGACTACACGACAGCCGGATTTGACTCACCGGAAGTGCAACACAATATCATGGCATTCGTTGGCAACGGATTTGACCTCCAGGTGGCGAGCGACTACCAGATGCCGATTGATACTCGGTATGCCAGTTTTTACCACTTCCTCAAACTCCGATCATTTGATGAGACAAACCCGATTCTCCAGGAGATGGAGGAATTGCAGCGCGCGAGGAAAGACAACTGGAGTGACGTTGAAGCAGTTGTCGAAAAGATGCTTCGAGAGAATCGGGTGCGACCCCGCGAACTCGGCGAATCACTCAGGCGGATACAGGAGCAGTTCTCGCAGTTCCTCGAACTTGCGGTGCCGAGCTCCCTACTCGTTCGACTTGGCGCGGATTCAATGAACAACAACTCGGCAGTAACGTCGTTGCAGGAGTTCTTGGGGGATCTCGATCGTGACGACTACGCCCGACTGCAATTCCCCAAGCGAATCAACAACTTCGACGTATTCAACTTCTTCTTTGTCAATTTCAACTACACGTCACTGCTCGATGACTTTGTCTATCTTGATCAGCAGCAGTTCGATCCGAGGCCCTACAAAACCGTGGACCGGAACTTCGACTTCAAGATCGACCCGGGTGCCGTTGCTGGCGAGTGGGGAGACCATTTCTCTTCCTATGTCACGTCGGACGTCGTTCACCCTCATGGACACCAGAGCATCCCTCGGTCGCTCTTGTTCGGCGTAGACACTCCGCAGCATGTGCGTGGTAACCAAGATCCGGCGCTCAGGCTCGCCAAGCCATTTTGGGCTCAGAATGACCTGCGGTATCGCCACTTGTTTGATGATGCCGAACTCTTCATCATCTTTGGTTGTTCGCTCGGCGAATCCGATCGATGGTGGTGGAAACATATTGCCGACGCTCTCGGAACTGAGCGCACTCGATCCGATGGGGTGAGAAAATACTCACCGGAACTCATTCTCTACTGGTTCAATGGGGGCGGAAACGTATGGGATGTCGATGCGGTCTGCGACAAATTCCTTGAGTTTGCTGCGCCATCCGAACGCGCTCGGCTGAGGGAGTATGTCCATGTCGTTATGCACGACGTCGGAACTGCCAGAAACTGGCTCAATACCTCTCCAGCAGATGGCAGTAAACTCTAG
- a CDS encoding abortive infection family protein produces MTDLITGRVRAVFRDAVSQRMVLREIDRIWQAEGFAPGTTTFLGGQRVTLWAEYEASVDWASLEHIRRVLRVYESFLIEFGGDDITPFTRVLELDGLSVDPSRKITMVGGALSSLSGLDGLRDSSGIRDAFRRIELLLDSDPAGVVGAVKELIEATAKTVLEHLGETVVRDADLPALLTQTQDALGLSASGVSGTADSSGSIKKVLGGLKGIAIGITELRNAEGSGHGRTRASNLTARHARLAVNAGRTWCEIVLDTYGDQSAPWRRKVK; encoded by the coding sequence ATGACTGACCTCATCACTGGCCGTGTGCGCGCCGTCTTCCGCGACGCCGTCTCGCAGCGCATGGTGCTCCGGGAGATCGATCGCATATGGCAAGCCGAAGGCTTCGCTCCGGGGACAACTACATTTCTTGGTGGCCAGCGCGTCACACTCTGGGCCGAGTACGAGGCATCCGTTGACTGGGCAAGCCTTGAACACATCCGTCGTGTCCTCCGCGTCTACGAGAGTTTCCTCATCGAGTTTGGCGGTGACGACATCACTCCGTTCACTCGCGTGCTCGAACTCGACGGCCTCTCGGTCGACCCGAGTCGCAAGATCACGATGGTCGGCGGTGCGCTCTCGAGCCTCTCGGGCTTGGACGGGCTACGTGATTCCTCAGGAATCCGCGACGCCTTCCGCCGTATCGAACTGCTGCTCGACTCCGACCCGGCCGGTGTCGTCGGGGCAGTCAAGGAACTCATCGAAGCGACCGCCAAGACGGTGCTGGAGCACCTGGGGGAGACGGTAGTCAGGGACGCAGACCTCCCTGCGCTCCTGACTCAGACGCAAGACGCCCTCGGACTGTCGGCGTCAGGCGTGAGCGGCACTGCCGACAGCTCGGGGTCTATCAAGAAGGTGCTCGGCGGGCTCAAGGGAATCGCTATCGGGATCACCGAACTGCGCAATGCCGAGGGTAGCGGCCACGGTCGCACGCGTGCATCCAATCTGACCGCCAGGCATGCGCGCCTCGCGGTCAACGCCGGACGCACCTGGTGCGAGATCGTGCTCGACACATACGGCGACCAGTCAGCGCCGTGGCGACGGAAAGTGAAGTAA